ACCGTGAGTTAACTAATAGATCCATGTCTCCAAATAAAACATTTTGGACGAATCTAGTTTTTTTCACTATCCTCAACAAGCTCATATTGAGAGGTGATAGTTCTTCTCGAACATTCCACATCAAAGAACGAGCTTGTGACATAGGGGGCAACATGCTTATGCATACATTTTCTGATCCAGTACTATAAAACCTTTCCTTTTGAGCTTCTCTCAAGCACAAGTCTCTTAATAAATCATGAATTTGGCAGCACTTCTTTCTTCTAGTACTCCTTAAAATAAGATTTCTACCAATAAGGTCTTTTAAATACTCTTTTGCTATCTCTTCCAAGCTTTTCCCACTTACTGCATTCAGAAATCCCTCCGCAACCCAATATTTAACGAGCTTTGAGATTTTAATCGCCTTATCCTCGGGAAAAACTCCCATATAGACAAAACATGGTTTTAAGTGTATTGGCAATTGCTTGTAACTCAAGTATAGTATTTTCAAACAACGCTCGTCATCCTCCAAATTAACACTTGCATTCAAGTTTTCCCCTATGTCTTCCCAGCACTCTCTTGTATGCTTGGACTTGGCTAAAAGGCCTCCCACCACAACAATTGACAATGGAAGTCCTTTGCAGCTTTTTCCAATCTTTTTTCCAATTTCCTCCAATTCAAGAGGGCAACCTTCTTTCCCAAACACAGTTTTGGAGAGAAGCTCCCAACTATCAGCCTCGTCCAAAAGTTTCATCTCAAGGCTGTTAGAGTTGGATATTGTAGAAGCCAAATCTGATAGCCTAGTTGTTACTATTATTCTGCTGCCATTTTTGTTATTCGGAAAGTAATTCCTAACTCTATCCCATGCATCAAtgctccacatatcatccattaTAATTAGGTATCTTCTATGATAAAGATGTTGAAATAATTTTTCTCCTAATTCATGCTCCCTCAAATTCTCATCAACTCCTATATTTAACTGACGAAGAACAGATGCAAAAATTTCTTTAATGGTATATTCTTGAGAGATGGTAGCCCAcgcataaatataaaaatgctTTTTAATAAGACGTTCCTCATAAATATTTctagcaagagtggtcttacccGAGCCGCCCATCCCTACAATGGAAGTGATTTCTAGATCATGGCAATGAGAAGTGAGCTTGTCCATCATTTGAAACTTGACATCATCAGCACCAACTATGCTACTCTGCTGCAGAATCGAAGAAGATCTCGACGAATCAGGAGGCAGCTGATGTTGGACTCCAACTCTCCCTTGAATTAGCTTGGCCTCCTCTTCGATAGAAGCCATGTCTTCTATCACCTTCTCCAGAGCTTCATACAAGTCATCATAACTCATATTTTCTCCATTATTTGTGAACTGGtcgaaaatatgagattcaATGGCGTGTTCGGCCGCATAAGCTGCATCTGCAATGCGACACTCCAATGGATCCGCTTCTTTGGAGTAGTCACGATGGGGGTTATAGCCTTGGAGAAATTCGAGCAGGAAATTAATCTTTTGAGTGAGAGAATCAACTTGTTTAACGTGGAGAGAAACAGGAGGGCGAGGATGATGGTGAAGGTTGTTTATGATATTCATAGCAGAAACAAGAGTTGCATAAGCTGCTGCCATGGTTGTTTTGGGAGAAGCAGAATAGGAGATGTGATGAGATTAGATGAGTGATTAATCATGAAGTTTCAAAGCCTGCCCATATGGAGTATTGTTTCCAATCTACCTTTATTATTCAAAACTTTAATTTCTCACTTCACAGCTAGCATTCACACTGAAAGATAGCGACTGCAGCTAGCAGTagtattatcatttttttttttttagtctgCAGTAGTATCATCATATCCAaataattttggaattttttcttttttccataATTTTTGTGAGTCTTGTGTACTTTTTGGAAGTAAAATGCATAATAATGTAGTATTATCTTATTCACATTTATTGTACTTTTTGGAAGTAAAATGCCATTGATGCTTTCTGCATACACACAAGAAAGGTGAAcaaatttctattttatattgaattaactGATAAAACCAAGAATGCTATTGCTATCTTCATGCTTGCTGCATACACCCATTAAATGTTCAGTCACATAGCATTTTCTCACACCACAAAAAGCTTTACGTTCAAATGCCAAAATCACTGAAACTCAAAGAATATTAACTGTGAAAATGAGCAAAAAAAACTAAGAGAGGCCTTGGAACGATAAGCAGTCGCACAGTGTATCGAAGATGGAAGAAGCTCCAGCATTTTGTGACAATGACTGCCTCAATCTCCCCAGCAATTCACCATCCTTTGATTGAGATGCTGCATCTGCAGCTTCCTTGGCCATCCCGATTTTTCGCATAAGCCTGTTTGCCAGTTGCAGCACATTCAGCAAGTAAAAGAGAAGACACAAAAAAACTATGTGAAAATGGCATGTTAGTCTAGTTACCtcagctctctctctcggaTCTGAAAGCTTCGGTATATATTTAAGCGCTTCATCTTTCTCACCCGCGTCAACACAAGCTTCCACAAATGGACGATAACCTAGAAACGGCATGAGTATATgtcaaataacatgaaaaaaGGTACCAGCTGAGAAAAATATTCTAGTTTCTTGTAAATGAGTCAAAAGCATGTTATATATACTAGCACAAGATATGCTAAAATATCAAATCAACTATGATTGAAAGTTAATTTGATTTCCACATGAAGAGAATGAAAAATGCAGGCAACACCATTTCAAGAATCTAAGTTAGTTCACAACAACAATATTGTCATGTTGTCCAAATTTATACATCCATTTTGTGTgaaagaagcaaacatgtatggAGAACCTATTACAAGAATGAGATTGTGAAGATTTCGTTTACTAAAAAGCTCATTACCAGATTTAAAATCAGGATATCCTAATTGATCCATTCTAACAAGATTTAAAATATACCTAGGAGCAATGAAAGCATCGAACAAGAAACAACTGGAACATCATGTCCATGGCGAGCCATAAAATTTGTTGGGCGGTTGCCCTCTCGATGGATGTGAGTGAATTGGACCTATATAACATGCAGGATAAGACAAATCCTAGTAACTGTGTGTCTTGTTTGGGCTGATCCATGCCTACCTGAAAGCAAGAGTGAAACAACAGCTGCAAATTGAAGAGTGATCCATGGCCATCTCTCTTTATCTTCCACTTGTTTTCAGTCACGCTGCCAATGAAAAAGTGGAAATACCAGAAAGAAGGGGAGTGAATAAGAATTCAAAAGAAACAAGCCAAAAAACAAAGAGAAACGAAACACCAACCACACATACGCATGAATGGATTCGTTCTGTGGTGTGCACTTTCCCCACACACTGCCTGCACTGCACACTTGTTCCATCACTCTAATATTACAAATCAAAACTAGgaatcaaattaatttaaacCAAATCTACAATTTCTTCTGTGTACCTTAGTACTCGTCACGTTCAACACAAAAGTTGGGAGGACTATCCAAGCTCTCCAGTCCTAATCCTGCATCGCTATAACTCCGGAGGAGAACGCAAACTTGAAGGGATCCTTCCCCGTAATAGTCCTCGTGTTCCTCTGATATTCTTTTTGCAGAAATCACAGTCGAATCACTGCAACGGTCCACAAAAAATTCTCTAAGTGTGGCTATTTTTGCCAAATCTAAAGGGATTTCCCGCAACTTATCTTCTGCAACAAGATGAAGGCGCTCAAGGCATGGAAAGTGGGAGCTCTCAATTTTCCAGATTTCAAGATTACGACTACAGTAAAGAGTCAAGAATTTGAGGCTGCGAAATTGGCCTCCAGTTGTTTCCCACTTCCCTTCGTTGAACCTCCCCCACCTAAGTGTGAGCTTCTGAAGTTGGGGCAACACACCTACCTTATCCAATATATCTTCCCAACAATAATCGTTgcaacaaagattcaatctcttGAGCGAATGGGGAAAGTTGATTACACACTTTCCAGAAAAAGTGCAATCCAAGAACTCAAGTTTAGTTAGACAATCGAGATTGCTCAAACAATACATCTCATCATCACGCTCTCCCATATTATGAAAAAACAATTCTTTTATATTGGGAATTTTTTTGACAACTTGTTCGCTACACTTGAAATCTAATATTGTCCCCAGGCTTTGCAGATTTTTCAAAACAATGTCATCTTGGTTCTTAGGAGGATCTGTGAGACGTAGCCTTTGGAACTCAACATGCCTAATGTGAGGCATGTACCAAAAATAAGTTGGCGCAGTAACCTCACCGTGGGTGTAAACAATTAGTGTTTGTAGATTCCAAAATCGCCATATGGAACGAGGAAAATTCCGCTCTCTTATTCCGTAAGTAACTATTTGAAGGAACCGTGAGTTAACTAATTGATCTATGTGTCTAAATAAATCTAGCCATTGGAATGTAGTTATTTTCACTATCCTAAACAAGCTCATATTGAGAGGTGATAGTTCTCGTTGAACATTCCACGTCAAAGAACGAGCTTGTGACATTGGCGGAAAGGCGGTTATGGCTACATTATCTGATGTGATATTATAAAACCTTTCTTTTTTAGCTTCTCTCAAGCACAAGTCTCTcaacaaatcatgaattttgCACTTCTTTTCTTCAAGAGTTGTAGTACTCCTTAAAACAAGATTTCTACCAATAAGGTCTTTTAAATACTCTTTTGCTATCACTTCCAAGCTTTTCTCACTTACTTCTTTCAAAAATCCTTCCGCTACCCAAAATTTAATCAGCTCTGAGATTTTAATCTCCTTATCTTCTGGAAAAACTCCCATATAGAGAAAACATGGTTTCAAATGTATTGGCAATTGCTTGTAACTCATGTATAGTATTTTCAAGCAACGTTCATCATCCTCTAAATTAACGACACTTGCATTCAAGTTTTCTCCTATGTCTTCCCAACACTCTCTTTCATGTTTGGACTTGGCCAAAAGGCCTCCCACCACAACAATTGACAATGGAAGTCCTTTGCAGCTTTTTCCAATCTTTTTTCCAATTTCCTCCAATTCAAGAGGGCAACCTTCTTTCCCAAACACAGTTTTGGAGAGAAGCTCCCAACTATCAGCCTCATCCAAAAGTTCCATCCCAAGCCTATTAGAGTTGGGTAATTTAGACGCCAAATCTGATAGTCTAGTTGTTACTACTATTCTGCTACAATTTAGGTTATCCGGAAAATATATCTGGACTCTATCCCATGCATCAAtgctccacatatcatccattaTAATTAGGTATCTTCTACCATAAAGGTGTTTATGCAACTTTTCGCCTAATTCATGCTCACTCAAATTGTCATCAACCCAAATATTAAACTGATGAAGAACAGCAGCTAAAATTTCTCTAGTGATATATTCTTGAGAGATGGTAGCCCAAGCACAAATATGAAAATGGTCCTTAATAAGACGTTCTTCATAAACAGTTctagcaagagtggtcttaccagAGCCGCCCATCCCGACAATGGGAATGATCTGTAGATGAAGGACATCAGAAGTGAGCATATCCTTCATTTGGAACTTGGCATTATCAGCACCCACCATGCTACTCTGCTGCGGGATCGAAGAAGATCTCGAGGAATCCGAAGGCGTTGACTTTGTGTGCAGCTGATGCTGGACTCCAACTCTCCCTTGAATTTGCTTGGCCTCCTCTTCGATAGAAGCCATGACTTTTATCACCTTCTCCAGAGCTTCACAAAGGCCATCAGAACTCATATTTTCTCCATTATTTGTGAACTGAtcgaaaatatgagattcaATGGCGTGTTCGGCCGCATAAGCTGCATCTGCAATGCGACACTCCAATGGATCCGCTTGTTTGGAGTAGCCACGATGGGGGTTATACCCCTCCAGAAATTCGAGCAGGAAATTAATCTTTTGAGTGAGAGACATTAGCTGCTGAATGGGGAGAGAAATAGGAGGGGTAGGATGATGGTGAAGGTTGTTTATGATATTCATAGCAGAAACTAGAGTTGCATAAGCTGCTGCCATGGTTGTTTTGGGAGTTGCAGAgaatgagatgagatgagatgagatgagtgAGAATGAAGATGAGAGTGTGAATGAATTAAAGCCGTTTGGCATAAATACGATTGTATGACATAAATATGACTGTAGAAAATTAAAGCCCAtatcaaattatataaatgGATGAAAATGATGTCATTTCAAGTCTAGAGTTTAGAGGAAAAATgagtgaatttttaaaatgagaaaaaattaataattgataaattttaataaaaaattaaaaattgtgtgcaaaataaaaatttattgaaagttcaatattttatatgcatttactgtagtcataaaattaaataaaccgaattattaattaaaaaattaaatataatagatattgttttttatttatattttttattttatcaaataaaataatatatgtatacaACTTACGCTCTTTCTACTTGTCATAGTGAATTGCCCTATTTTATGATGCTATGATATTCTTTGATACTGACACATGAAATATGATTGAATGAAACTGTAGAATTTAGTTATCAAATTTGAAAATGcagaataatttattttcttatttacaTTTATTGTACTTTTTGGAAGTAAAAATGCCATTGATGCTTGGTGCATACACACAAGAAAGGTGAAgaaatttctattttatattgtaTTAACTGATAAAACAACGAAATGCTATTGTTATCTTCATGCTTGCTGCATACACCCATTAAATATTCAGTCACATTGCATTTTTCTCACACCACAAAAAGCTTTACCTTCAAATGCCAAATTCACTGAAACCCAACGAATATTAACTGTAAAAATGAGCAAACAAAACTAAGAGAGGCCTTGGAACGATAAGCGGTCGCGCAGGGTATCGAAGATTGAAGAAGCTCCAGCATTTTGTGAAAATGACTGCCTCAATCTCCCCAGCAGTTCGCCATCCTTGGATTGAGATGCTGCATCTGCAGCTTCCTTGGCCATCCCGATTTTCGCATACGCCTGTTTGCCAGTTAACAGCACATCCAGCTAGTAAAAGAAATGACACAAAAAAAAACTGTGAAAATGGCATGTTATCATTTAGTTACCtcagctctctctctcggaTCTGAAAGCTTCGGTATATATTTAAGCGCTTCATCCTTCTCACCCGCGTCAACACAAGCTTCCACAAATGGACGATAACCTAGAAACGGCATAAGTATATgtcaaataacatgaaaaaaGGTACCAGCTGAGAAAAAGATTTCGAGTTTCTTGTAATGAGTCAAAAGCATGTTATACTAGCACAAGATATGCTAAAATATCAAATCAACTATGGTTGAAAGTTAATTTCTGTTAGATATTTCTCATTTTAGCCTTTTGCACACAAAAAAGACCAAGCATACATTGCATAACAATGTAAACATGCATCACCAGTCAGTTACAACGACACTCATCATAGCATCGGAAAGGTTATCATATCTTAGCGTGCAAAGCATATTCTCATTATGCAAAATATTTAGGACTAGATGAACGAAGCACAGAGGAAAGAATGGCAAAACAAGAAATTACAACATAATTtagtccccttgggatggcctagtggatggggtggttgcctgttgtccaagaggtcacaggttcgagtactctcggccactaTTACCACCATAGGTGGGGTGTGTgagtggtttgtattatttatttagaaatttcatcaaaaaaaaaaagaaattacaacataaagggtgcgttctctttggttgtaaatttatcatgggaaaaggaaggataaacaaaatttcaccctttaaatctttcctttcttttcccacattttctacttgacccttactcattcctcatttacactataaaagagggataatattatcacaccatttttggagggatgatattatccctcctttgtagtgtaaatgaagaatgagtaagggtcaagtaggatatgtgggaaaagaaaggaaggatttaaagggtaaaattttgtttatccttccttttcccatgataaatttacaaccaaagagaacgcacccaaAGTAAACTATGAACGCATAACACTGACCAATTGGTGGCCTCTTCTCTTTTGAAAATTTTTCCAGTGCATCCCAGTCTCGGATTGTTGCCAGCGCAAAGCATTTAAGCCAATACCACCGCTTGTCAGAAACCTGTATCATATTCATGATATTTCAACAAATAGGTTGTGCCAAATAGAAAAATACCCATGTATGAAAAGGTAACAGTATGCCTAAAATGGTTAATTGCAAATCATTGTTATATTTTGTTCAACAGGGCAATATGTGGATTATACAAACCTTAAATTCGGCTCTAACTTTATTTGCAGCACGATGATTTCCCAGAACAATACATGTGCGAATTGTGTCACTGACACTTGAATCCAGAAAAATAGCCTGCTTTGTTGTTACCTCCAATTCACGTTGAATTCTGCAAGTAAAAGACTATGCACAGTTCattaaatagaaatagaaaataaagTCTTGGAAATTAAGCAAGCCCATTTTAACAAGTCCAAACTTATCTCTTAAATGGTACTTTGTATTCGCAAATTATATCAGAGGGGTTTGTTTTTATCAGTATAAGCTATCTACGTTCTTAATTAATGTAGTAGATTAAATTTGTTACTTGACTTGGAGCTTCCCCACAGTTCATAATACTAACAAATTATTAAATCAGACGAGTCTAATCCAACTCTTAGCCATTACTTAAAACTGAATGGTATATTAGAATTATAGCGATCAGCAACCAAGTTATATTATCATAAGAATTACATGATAGATGGAATCAATGACTTTACATAAGTTCTACCGTTATGGTGGTTTAATAGGTTCAAAACCTATAGTTTGAGATATGGCTAGAAGCCAGTAAAGTTAGATCTACAATTCTTCCATCAACAATTTAACTTGTTTTTTAGTGGATATCGTACCAAGAGATTGCAAGTAAAGTtatatcaatttaattttaataaatatttttgtttcttaTCATTTGTGACAATAATTATACAATAATTCTAGGGAGTACATAGTTTTTGGCAATTACTCATAGAGGCATTCACAAGCCCATAAGTGCCCAACACAACAATTACCTTAACAATTTGGCGTGTTCCTCGGCTGCCTTGGACTCAAACATATGTTCTTTTGATTCCGCAAAAAGATTACTAGCCTTTTCGATTAGTTTTATGCGTGGGccaagagatgatcctttggcCCTTGGATCTTTTGCAAGTTCCCACGATTCTTTCCACAAGAGGTAAGCTACCTCCTGCAAAATATAAAACCTTTTATTACAACAAATGTTATAAAAGAGAAAGAACCCATGAATCAGGTGAATGTGAATATATAACAAATGAAGGAGAAAGACCCCACAAATCAGGTTAGTGATATTAACCTGGAGTTGCCCAGTGGATAGAAAGAAGTCCTTCAAGAACTCATGCTTGTAACACCTGGAAAAAGATCAGAAAGATATCCTGCATTAATGAAACTAATTTCTTCCCGCCCTCATGGCATTTGGGAGGGATAAGTACTCTACCTACCGTGCGTATTTGATAAACAGATCACGTGCAAGAGGTCTAGTCTGTATTGTTGAAAAAAACTCCAATGGTGGCCTCTGCAATATTGCAATTGTGAATCAATGAACTATGACCAAGAATTTCATCTAACTATATATTAGCACTTGCTCCTATATAGATGTCTGAGAATATTTATCTTAAACAATACCACACCTTCTTCCAGATATGAAACATGACAAGATAAACAAGATCAGTGTCTCCGCTTTCGGTAGCCTTCACAAGTGCTGAATTTTCTTCCCCAATACTTAACAAGAGAGGGATCTGACATATAGATATGTTAATATAGGCACAAAAGTTTCCCAAGAGTGTCAAACGAGTATGGCTTTACAGATGAATGATATCAAGCCAATATATAACCATGTCTATATAAACATGTAATGAAGAAATAATCATATCAGAGAATGGCATATGGAAAGGAATACAAAATACAACTTAAACTCTACCTGTTTAGAGGAACGTGGCTCATGTTCAACTAGCATAGCAGCTAATTTCCTACGGCCACTTTTATCAGCATGAGCAGCAACGGCTGCATAAGATATTCCTTTGCATATCTTCAACTGAgatctaataaataaatatattagacAAAACATTTTGCAACCAAACAAGTGGTGCAAATTACAGAATCAAGTTACAGTTGGTAATATTTAAACACAAGATATGCAGTGAGATTGCTGCAAAACTAACTACACCTGCTCTTACATCACAGTCCACAGTCAACAATCAGGGTGAATGAAACTAGTCATGAAACCTTTGGGTCAGTAAGTTGGATGGTAGGGGAAATTGAATAGTTCCTTTACTATTAACTATTCTACGTAGCAAGATGCAAGCTAAGAATCTCCTTAGAAGTAAACTGGCAGAATAGGTACTATATGTTGAATGGCATAAAAATATCTTAAGATTTACAATTTTTTGGGGGAAATAACTAAAACATAGACTACTGAAAAACTGACCTTGTCAAGTAGAATCTCAAGAAGAGTGGCATCAGGAATCGCTGCGGAAGCTGATATCTTTGTACACGTCCAATGCATTATTACAACTTCCTACACAAGCATCAAAATATAATGATCTCATTGCAAATTAAGTGAAAATTTTGCATCTGAATGCCTTACTGCTTTTGTAAGGAGCATTTCATTTGCTAACAGATATGAGAAGAGGTTTACATTCACATTCTTCTCAAATAAACATGCTCATTATAAGCCTCAACTTCAAAAACAACAATTTTCTCATGGGCTATTTAAACATCAAGAGAATGTACAGATCACTGTTTGGAACTGGGAGTCTTGCCAAAGTTAAACAAGATAGCCTAACTTCTTCAAGAATAAAGTCTAGGCAGATATACATCCGACCTAAGAAGTATTTACACAAAACTGAAAGCAACCCAGAACCTTTTTTTATAAGAAACAAGCTTTtattatactctctccatccctaAAAACTAGTCCCTTTGGCCATTTTGgtacgtccacaaaaattagttccTTCCAATTATAGACACTACCCCACAACATATTACCC
The genomic region above belongs to Salvia miltiorrhiza cultivar Shanhuang (shh) chromosome 5, IMPLAD_Smil_shh, whole genome shotgun sequence and contains:
- the LOC130985064 gene encoding putative late blight resistance protein homolog R1B-14 isoform X1; the protein is MPNGFNSFTLSSSFSLISSHLISFSATPKTTMAAAYATLVSAMNIINNLHHHPTPPISLPIQQLMSLTQKINFLLEFLEGYNPHRGYSKQADPLECRIADAAYAAEHAIESHIFDQFTNNGENMSSDGLCEALEKVIKVMASIEEEAKQIQGRVGVQHQLHTKSTPSDSSRSSSIPQQSSMVGADNAKFQMKDMLTSDVLHLQIIPIVGMGGSGKTTLARTVYEERLIKDHFHICAWATISQEYITREILAAVLHQFNIWVDDNLSEHELGEKLHKHLYGRRYLIIMDDMWSIDAWDRVQIYFPDNLNCSRIVVTTRLSDLASKLPNSNRLGMELLDEADSWELLSKTVFGKEGCPLELEEIGKKIGKSCKGLPLSIVVVGGLLAKSKHERECWEDIGENLNASVVNLEDDERCLKILYMSYKQLPIHLKPCFLYMGVFPEDKEIKISELIKFWVAEGFLKEVSEKSLEVIAKEYLKDLIGRNLVLRSTTTLEEKKCKIHDLLRDLCLREAKKERFYNITSDNVAITAFPPMSQARSLTWNVQRELSPLNMSLFRIVKITTFQWLDLFRHIDQLVNSRFLQIVTYGIRERNFPRSIWRFWNLQTLIVYTHGEVTAPTYFWYMPHIRHVEFQRLRLTDPPKNQDDIVLKNLQSLGTILDFKCSEQVVKKIPNIKELFFHNMGERDDEMYCLSNLDCLTKLEFLDCTFSGKCVINFPHSLKRLNLCCNDYCWEDILDKVGVLPQLQKLTLRWGRFNEGKWETTGGQFRSLKFLTLYCSRNLEIWKIESSHFPCLERLHLVAEDKLREIPLDLAKIATLREFFVDRCSDSTVISAKRISEEHEDYYGEGSLQVCVLLRSYSDAGLGLESLDSPPNFCVERDEY
- the LOC130985064 gene encoding putative late blight resistance protein homolog R1B-16 isoform X2 → MAAAYATLVSAMNIINNLHHHPRPPVSLHVKQVDSLTQKINFLLEFLQGYNPHRDYSKEADPLECRIADAAYAAEHAIESHIFDQFTNNGENMSYDDLYEALEKVIEDMASIEEEAKLIQGRVGVQHQLPPDSSRSSSILQQSSIVGADDVKFQMMDKLTSHCHDLEITSIVGMGGSGKTTLARNIYEERLIKKHFYIYAWATISQEYTIKEIFASVLRQLNIGVDENLREHELGEKLFQHLYHRRYLIIMDDMWSIDAWDRVRNYFPNNKNGSRIIVTTRLSDLASTISNSNSLEMKLLDEADSWELLSKTVFGKEGCPLELEEIGKKIGKSCKGLPLSIVVVGGLLAKSKHTRECWEDIGENLNASVNLEDDERCLKILYLSYKQLPIHLKPCFVYMGVFPEDKAIKISKLVKYWVAEGFLNAVSGKSLEEIAKEYLKDLIGRNLILRSTRRKKCCQIHDLLRDLCLREAQKERFYSTGSENVCISMLPPMSQARSLMWNVREELSPLNMSLLRIVKKTRFVQNVLFGDMDLLVNSRFLEIGFSEIGEWNFSCSIWRFWNLQTLIVHTDREAITAPTYFWHMPRIRHVEFSGLRLTDPPKDQDDIVLGNLQRLGTILDFKCSEQVVKKIPNIKELFFHNSREREDDMYYCLSNLDCLTKLESLYCEISPRSAINFPHWLKRLVFRADRLSFWRQDTLDKVCVLPHLQKLTLVLGKFNEGKWETTEGQFRSLKFLSLNCIGNLEIWKIESSHFPCLERLHLFGLKKLQEIPLYLAEIPTLREIIVKFCCDSAVISAKRISEEHEDYYGEGALQVCVYLYDDNKAGLESLDSPNFCVKRFP